The Siniperca chuatsi isolate FFG_IHB_CAS linkage group LG12, ASM2008510v1, whole genome shotgun sequence genome has a segment encoding these proteins:
- the slitrk5b gene encoding SLIT and NTRK-like protein 5 has protein sequence MHLWILYVLLSATSMCTVEMFGSYGEICQRLCACEDREGILTVSCENRGIVSLSHISPVYFSQYHLLLTGNLLKKLSANDFVEYKGLKILHLGNNDISEVEAGAFNGLQGLKRLHLNNNKIDALKEEFFFGLESLEYLQLDYNYITHVAPNAFSRLQHLEVLILNDNLISTLPMNIFQYVPLTHLDLRGNQLKVLPYSGLLEHMNSVVELQLEENPWNCSCELIALKTWLESISYTALVGDVVCEFPFRLHGRDLDEVSKQELCPRRAIAEYEMPPQPHLSTDAYYRTTPALVTDSFTSSGIARSSSRPTKGPRQSGKLKSRPTARIPSNKPQNYGQIISYQTKSPVPLDCPTACTCNLQISDLGLNVNCQERKIEHISDLNPKPYNPKKMYLTGNYIPVVRQSDFIEATGLDLLHLGNNRIARIHDRAFADLTHLRRLYLNGNLIDHLTSDMFYGLESLQFLYLEYNVIKEVASDTFLHVPRLQLLFLNNNLLKTLPVGTFNGLTLARLNLRNNHLRYLPVSGVLDQLTALVQVDLFENPWDCSCSILELKMWLEQLSTGTVVNNVICGSPKRLAGEDMRYIKTANFCPNNSDILASMIPPSEESFPGSTITIETSLDSDTQYSTIPLSVMILALLLMFIMSVFVAAGLFVAMKKRRQKSQNEQNSSMNACISSLNMEYGLYKKGSIPKVRTSAGHVYEYIPPPTESTCRTTAHTPMDSKSVDGFRDFDELSSAFLGNSDEEAASNVINSEYSATTPEALNKPSTPHQDDLCYYKDVLEPDKHTRYSNTLPCKHTAHSSSQYTSDFDARHQYVHPERIQQTILYCTAPSTVYVEPNRSEYWELKAKLHIDPDYLEVLEKRTTFTQF, from the coding sequence ATGCATCTTTGgattttgtatgttttgctgaGTGCAACGTCAATGTGCACTGTTGAGATGTTTGGCAGTTATGGAGAAATATGTCAAAGACTGTGTGcctgtgaggacagagaggggatACTCACAGTGAGCTGTGAAAACAGAGGAATTGTAAGTCTCTCACACATAAGCCCAGTATACTTCTCCCAGTATCATCTGCTGCTTACAGGGAATCTTTTGAAAAAGCTATCTGCCAATGATTTTGTTGAGTACAAAGGACTTAAAATATTACATCTGGGAAATAATGACATATCTGAGGTTGAAGCAGGAGCTTTCAATGGACTTCAGGGATTAAAACGATTACATctcaacaataacaaaattGATGCCTTGAAGGAAGAGTTTTTCTTTGGCCTTGAAAGTCTGGAGTATCTACAACTTGATTATAATTATATCACTCATGTGGCGCCAAATGCCTTCAGCAGGCTTCAACATCTGGAGGTCCTGATACTAAATGACAACTTAATATCTACTCTGCCCATGAACATTTTCCAGTATGTACCATTGACTCATTTGGACTTAAGGGGGAATCAGCTCAAAGTGCTTCCGTACTCAGGTCTGCTGGAGCACATGAACAGTGTTGTGGAGTTACAGCTGGAGGAGAATCCGTGGAACTGTTCCTGTGAGTTGATTGCTCTTAAAACCTGGCTCGAGAGCATATCATACACAGCTTTAGTCGGCGATGTTGTTTGTGAGTTCCCTTTTCGGCTTCATGGGAGAGATCTTGATGAGGTTTCAAAACAAGAGTTGTGCCCGAGGAGAGCCATCGCTGAATACGAAATGCCACCCCAGCCGCATTTGAGCACCGATGCATACTACAGGACCACGCCAGCTCTAGTCACAGACTCCTTCACCTCATCTGGGATTGCACGGTCCTCATCAAGACCCACTAAGGGACCTCGCCAGTCAGGCAAATTAAAATCAAGACCCACTGCTCGCATCCCATCTAATAAACCACAAAATTATGGCCAAATTATTTCATATCAGACCAAATCCCCCGTGCCTTTAGATTGCCCAACTGCCTGTACCTGCAATCTTCAGATTTCAGACCTTGGCCTGAATGTGAACTGCCAGGAGCGAAAGATTGAGCATATCTCTGACTTAAATCCCAAACCTTACAATCCCAAAAAGATGTATCTAACAGGGAATTACATCCCTGTGGTGCGTCAATCAGATTTTATTGAGGCGACAGGATTAGATTTGCTTCATCTTGGTAACAATCGAATAGCTCGCATTCATGACAGAGCTTTTGCCGATTTGACACATTTAAGAAGACTATACCTTAATGGGAATTTGATTGACCATCTTACATCTGATATGTTTTATGGATTGGAGAGCCTACAGTTCTTATATTTAGAATACAATGTAATCAAAGAGGTTGCTTCTGACACCTTTCTGCATGTACCCAGACTTCAGCTTCTTTTTCTGAACAATAACCTCTTGAAAACTTTACCAGTCGGAACATTTAATGGCCTGACATTAGCCAGACTAAATCTTCGCAACAACCATCTGCGATATCTGCCAGTCAGTGGTGTGCTAGATCAGCTTACAGCACTGGTGCAAGTCGATTTGTTCGAGAATCCCTGGGATTGCTCTTGTAGCATACTGGAGTTGAAGATGTGGCTGGAGCAGCTTAGCACAGGCACAGTTGTAAACAATGTCATCTGTGGCTCGCCTAAGAGGCTAGCTGGGGAGGATATGAGATACATTAAGACAGCTAATTTCTGCCCTAATAACTCTGATATACTTGCCTCCATGATCCCACCCTCTGAAGAATCTTTTCCTGGCAGCACTATCACCATAGAAACATCCTTGGACTCTGACACACAATACAGCACCATTCCTTTATCTGTGATGATTCTTGCCCTTCTCCTCATGTTtattatgtctgtgtttgtggctgcaggATTGTTTGTGGCAATGAAAAAGAGACGTCAAAAGAGTCAAAACGAGCAGAATAGCTCCATGAATGCTTGCATTAGCTCTCTCAACATGGAATATGGCCTTTACAAAAAGGGATCCATTCCCAAAGTCAGAACATCTGCAGGACATGTATATGAGTATATCCCACCTCCCACAGAATCCACATGCAGAACTACTGCCCACACCCCGATGGACAGCAAATCAGTGGATGGATTTAGAGACTTTGATGAGCTGAGCAGTGCTTTTCTGGGTAACTCAGATGAAGAGGCAGCCAGTAATGTAATAAACTCAGAATACAGTGCCACTACTCCAGAGGCTCTTAACAAGCCCTCCACTCCTCACCAAGATGATCTGTGTTACTACAAAGATGTACTTGagcctgacaaacacacacgctaCAGCAATACGTTACCATGCAAGCATACAGCGCATTCATCGAGTCAGTATACCTCAGACTTTGATGCAAGGCATCAATATGTGCACCCAGAGAGAATACAACAGACAATACTCTATTGTACAGCACCAAGTACTGTTTATGTGGAGCCCAACAGGAGTGAGTACTGGGAACTGAAAGCAAAGCTTCATATTGATCCCGATTACCTTGAGGTTCTTGAAAAACGAACAACATTTACACAGTTTTAA